The sequence TTGCCTTCTCACTTGCCTTCGTAGATCGGCTTGCGCTTCTCGATGAAGGCCGCCATGCCTTCCTTCTGATCCTGCGTCGCGAACTGCAACTGGAAGGCCTTGCGCTCGAGCATCAACGCCGTCTCAAGCGGCGCGTTGACGCCGGCATTGACGATTTCCTTGATCTGCTGGACCGAGATCGGCGGCATTGCAGCAATCTCGCGGGCGATGTCGAGCGCACGCGCCAGCGCCTGCCCGGCCGGCGCGACGTCGGCCACAGCCCCCATCGCGAAAGCCTCTGCGGCCGAAAGAAAACGCCCTGTCATCAGCAGCATCAGCGCGCGCTGCTTGCCGACGAGCCGCACCAGTTTCTGCGTGCCGCCGCCGCCGGCGAGGATGCCAAGTTTCACCTCGGGCAGACCAAGCTTCGCCGTCTCGCCCGCGACGATGAAATCAGCACACAACGCCAATTCGAAACCGCCACCCAGCGCGAAGCCTTCGACAGCGGCGATCACCGGCTTCGGGCATTCCATGATCGGCCGGTAATATTGCTGAACATTGCGCGCCATCACCTCGATCGGGCCGGCCTTGGCCATCTCGGCAATGTCGGCGCCGGCGGCGAAGGCCTTGTCGTCGCCGGTGATGACGATCACACGGGTCTTCGTATCAGCGCCGTAACGCAGCGTCTCTTCAGCAAGACGCTGACGCAGCGGCAGGCTGAGCGCATTGCGCACCTGTGGGCGATTGAGACGCAGGACGACGATGTCGTCTGCCGGATGTTCAACTAGAAGCGGATCGGGATCGGCCATGGCATCGCCCTCGGTCATCAAAGCGGCCTTGCCTAACATGGGCTTCCGCGGCCGCCAATCGCGACAGTCTGCTCCAGGGCTGAAGGATAATGCGAGGCTTGCCGCTACGAACGGTTTGCCGCCGTCGCTGCGGTTTCGATCAACTGACGGCATTCCTTGAGCTCGTCGAGCACATGGCGCAGCCGGTCCGACTGTTCAGCGGTCAGGCCCGCAGGCGCAGCGGCGGCGGGCTTTGCCGCAGGCCGCGGTGCCGGGGCAAATGTCTCGGGGGCTCCCCGTACAGCTCCGCCAAGGCGGTCGCCGGGTTCGACGCGCGGCATCGGCGCTTCGTGCAGCAGCGGCTCTGTGCGGTCGGCGCGCGTGTCGCGCTCGTTGAGGTCGCGGCCGATCAGCGAGCCGATACGGCCACGAAGACCGCGCGGCTCGTCGGAGGCGCCGGCCTCCTCCGCGTCGTCTTCAACTTCGTCTTCGTATTCTTCTTCGTCGGCGGCGAGCGTTTCTTCGGCGAGGTCTTCAGCGTCCTCGCTCTCGACCGCAACAGCCGGCGCGCCCTCCTGCCAGATCGACTGCACGAAATCGACGCCCTGCTCACGCAGGATGCGTTGCACACCGCGAATGGTGTAGCCCTCGCCGTAAAGCAGATGACGGATGCCGCGCAGGAGATCGATGTCGTCAGGCCGGTAATAGCGGCGTCCGCCGCCGCGCTTCATCGGCTTGATGTCGTTGAAGCGGCTTTCCCAGAAGCGCAGCACGTGTTGCGGCAGATCGAGCTCGTCGGCCACTTCACTGATGGTACGGAATGCGCCCGGCGCCTTGTCGTCCAAAGCGGTTGACCTGCCTGATTGCGATGCCGGAATTTACAACAGACGAACGACGATTGTTATGCGTGTTCGGCTTCGTCGGCGACGTTATGCCCGTTAATCCGCTGCTTGAGGATCGCGGATGGCTTGAACACCATGACGCGGCGCGGCGAAATGGGAACTTCCTTGCCGGTTTTTGGATTGCGTCCGATGCGCTGGCCCTTCTTGCGCACCACAAAACTGCCAAAAGATGACAGTTTCACGGTCTCACCGCGCTCCAGGCAATCGGTGATTTCTTTCAGGACAAGCTCAACCAGTGACGCGGACTCAGTCCGCGACAAGCCGACCTTTTGGTAGACGGCTTCGCACAGGTCAGCTCTCGTTACGGTCTTACCAGTCATCGCCCCAGCCCAACCCAGAGACAACCTTTGGGGAAGATATCTCGCTGAATAATCAAAGATATTAGCTACAGCGTGAGCGGTCAACGGGCGATTTGAAGCCCGGGACCACTCCGAAAAGCCTTGCTTTCAAGCTACCAACGTAGCAGCGCCGAGCCCCAGGTGAAGCCGCCGCCCATCGCTTCAAGCAGGATCAGGTTGCCGCGTTTGATCCTGCGGTCGGCGATTGCATCAGCCAGCGCCAGCGGGATCGAAGCCGCCGACGTATTGCCATGGCGATCGACCGTCAGCACAACTTTTTCGGGAGATATGCCAAGTTTATGCGCCGAACCGTCGATAATCCGCTTGTTCGCCTGATGCGGCACGAACCAGTCGA comes from Undibacter mobilis and encodes:
- a CDS encoding MerR family transcriptional regulator, which gives rise to MDDKAPGAFRTISEVADELDLPQHVLRFWESRFNDIKPMKRGGGRRYYRPDDIDLLRGIRHLLYGEGYTIRGVQRILREQGVDFVQSIWQEGAPAVAVESEDAEDLAEETLAADEEEYEDEVEDDAEEAGASDEPRGLRGRIGSLIGRDLNERDTRADRTEPLLHEAPMPRVEPGDRLGGAVRGAPETFAPAPRPAAKPAAAAPAGLTAEQSDRLRHVLDELKECRQLIETAATAANRS
- a CDS encoding enoyl-CoA hydratase-related protein; its protein translation is MADPDPLLVEHPADDIVVLRLNRPQVRNALSLPLRQRLAEETLRYGADTKTRVIVITGDDKAFAAGADIAEMAKAGPIEVMARNVQQYYRPIMECPKPVIAAVEGFALGGGFELALCADFIVAGETAKLGLPEVKLGILAGGGGTQKLVRLVGKQRALMLLMTGRFLSAAEAFAMGAVADVAPAGQALARALDIAREIAAMPPISVQQIKEIVNAGVNAPLETALMLERKAFQLQFATQDQKEGMAAFIEKRKPIYEGK
- a CDS encoding integration host factor subunit alpha, with translation MTGKTVTRADLCEAVYQKVGLSRTESASLVELVLKEITDCLERGETVKLSSFGSFVVRKKGQRIGRNPKTGKEVPISPRRVMVFKPSAILKQRINGHNVADEAEHA